A region from the Drosophila mauritiana strain mau12 chromosome 2L, ASM438214v1, whole genome shotgun sequence genome encodes:
- the LOC117143243 gene encoding uncharacterized protein LOC117143243, whose amino-acid sequence MKIIALLLLANLGIALSNKLYEEHDRLVTWRLRNIVNKYKYLATGNAEFSQWIEKVNNAATHSSFSLRMLTETDFKSYDKQRQMLEDNITQRLNTLRSLISLRKGGKRCVRFYQHQENELKNAYKLSNQRKQELYMNNGMECPARPVIQGYDYDYYGDY is encoded by the exons ATGAAGATAATAGCACTCTTATTATTGGCTAATCTCGGTATTG CCCTAAGTAACAAGTTATATGAAGAACACGACAGGCTGGTGACGTGGAGGCTTCGAAATATTGTAAACAAGTATAAATACTTGGCCACCGGAAATGCTGAGTTCTCCCAGTGGATTGAAAAAGTAAACAACGCTGCTACCCACAGTAGCTTTAGCCTAAGGATGCTAACAGAAACTGACTTCAAATCATACGATAAGCAACGCCAAATGCTTGAAGATAACATTACTCAGCGCTTGAACACGCTCAGATCCCTAATATCATTAAGAAAAGGAGGCAAGAGATGTGTTCGATTCTACCAGCATCAGGAAAACGAACTTAAAAATGCCTACAAGCTCTCCAATCAGAGAAAGCAAGAGCTGTATATGAATAATGGGATGGAATGCCCTGCACGACCGGTGATACAAGGATATGATTACGATTACTATGGAGACTATTGA